A stretch of DNA from Oharaeibacter diazotrophicus:
CACATGCGCAGCGAACAGCAGATGGTGCGCGGCTGGGCGGAGGCGCAGGGCCAGCAGCAGAAGGAGATCCGCCGGCTGCTCGAACTCCTCAACGGCGCGCTGGAGCGCAGCGTCCGCGACTGACGTCGCCGCCGCGACGTTCCCGCCCCCCGCCGGGCACGACCGTTCGACCGGAGCCCCCAGATGGCACTCGCCCGCCGCCGCTTCAGCACCCAGCAGGACTACTGGCCCGCCTTCGTCGACATGCTGACGACGCTGGTGCTGTCGATCATCTTCCTGCTGTCGATCTTCATGCTGGCCCAGTATTTCCTCAGCCAGCAGATCACCGACCGCGACACCGTGCTGAACCGCCTCAACGGTCAGATCGCCGAACTCACCGAACTCCTGGCGCTCGAACGCGCCAACAAGCGCGACCTTGAGGACAACGTCGCCACCCTGCAGGCCAACCTCGCCGAGGCCGAGGCGGCGCGTGCCGCGCTCGCCGGCCAGCTCGACGCCAAGTCCGGGGCGGCGAGCGCGGCCGGCGACCAGGTCGGTGTCCTCACCTCGCAGCTCGCCGACGAGAAGCGCGTCGGCCAGCGCGCGCTCGCCCAGGTCGAGCTCCTGAACCAGCAGATCGCGGCGCTGCGCCGCCAGATCGCCGCGCTCGAGGACGCGCTCGGCGCGTCCGAGCAGCGCGACCGCGAGAGTTCGGCCAAGATCGCCGACCTCGGCAAGCGCCTCAACGTGGCGCTGGCGCAGCGGGTGCAGGAACTGTCGCGCTACCGCTCGGACTTCTTCGGCCGCCTGCGCGAGATCCTGTCGCAGCGCTCCGACATCCGCGTCGTCGGCGACCGCTTCGTGTTCCAGTCCGAGGTGCTGTTCGATTCGGGCCAGCCCGACGTCAACGTCGCCGGTCAGGGCGAACTCGACAAGCTCGCCGCCGCGCTGATCGAGCTCGAGGGCCAGATCCCGCCGGAGATCGGCTGGGTGCTCCGGGTCGACGGCCACACCGACGCGCGGCCGCTGTCCGGCTCCGGCCGCTTCCGCGACAACTGGGAGCTCTCGGCGGCGCGCGCGATCTCGGTGGTGAAGTACCTGATCGGCAAGGGCGTGTCGCCGAACCACCTCGTCGCCGCCGGCTTCGGCGAGTTCCAGCCGCTGGAGGCCGGCGACGGCGACGAGGTCAACGCCCGCAACCGCCGCATCGAACTCAAGCTCACCGAGCGCTGAGGCGGGCCCACGGCCTTCGCGTTACATCCGCAAACAATTGTTGACCATTCGCGGCGAGGATCCGTCCTAAGATGGGACGATCCCCGCTCTCGGAACGACTGGAACCCTCGGAACCCCCATGGCCCGCACCTACTTCGGCACCGACGGCATCCGCGGCACGGCGAACCGCTTCCCGATCACGCCCGACGTCGCGCTGAAGGTCGGCATGGCCGCCGGCCTCGCCTTCCGCCGCGGCAGCCATCGCCACCGCGTCGTCATCGGCAAGGACACGCGGCTGTCCGGCTACATGATCGAGCCGGCGCTGACCGCCGGCTTCACCGCCGTCGGCGTCGACGTGTTCCTGACCGGACCGGTGCCGACCCCGGCGGTGGCGATGCTGACGCGCTCGCTGCGCGCCGACCTCGGCGTGATGATCTCCGCCTCGCACAATCCCTTTGCCGACAACGGCATCAAGTTGTTCGGGCCCGACGGCTACAAGCTCTCCGACGAGGTCGAGGCCGAGATCGAGCAGTTGATCGAATCCGACCTGTCGTCGCGCCTCGCCGGCTCGTCCGACCTCGGCCGGACCAAGCGCGTCGACGGCGACCGCGCCCGCTACGTCGAATTCGCCAAGCGTACGCTGCCCAAGCAGATCTCGCTCGGGGGCCTGCGCGTCGTGGTCGACTGCGCCAACGGCGCCGCCTACAAGGTCGCCCCGGAGGTGCTGTGGGAACTCGGCGCCGACGTCGTCACCCTCGGCGTCGAGCCGGACGGCCTCAACATCAACCGCGACTGCGGCTCGACCTCGCTCGCCGCGGTGCGGCGCAAGGTCCACGAGGTGCGCGCCGACATCGGCATCGCCCTCGACGGCGACGCCGACCGCGTCATCATCATCGACGAGAAGGGGCAGGTGGTCGACGGCGACCAGCTGATGGCCGTGGTGGCAGAGTCCTTCGCCGAGGACCGCCGGCTGGCGCGGCCGGGCATCGTCGCCACGGTGATGTCGAACCTCGGCCTCGAGCGCCATCTCCAGGGCCTCGGCCTCGAGCTCCTGCGCACCAAGGTCGGCGACCGCTACGTCGTCGAGGCGATGCGCGCCCACGGCTACAACGTTGGCGGCGAGCAGTCCGGCCACATCGTGCTGTCGGACTACACCACCACCGGCGACGGTCTCGTGGCGGCGCTGCAGGTGCTCGCCGTGGTCAAGAAGCACGGCCGGCCCGTCAGCGAGGTCTGCCACCGCTTCGAGCCGGTGCCGCAGATCCTCAAGAACGTCCGCACCCGCGGCGGCAAGCCGCTCGACTTCGACGACGTCCGCACCGCGATCGCCCGCGCCCAGGAGCGCCTCGGCGCCGGCGGCCGCATCCTGGTGCGCCCGTCCGGGACCGAGCCGCTGATTCGCGTGATGGGCGAGGGCGACGACGCCCCGCTGGTCGAAGAGGTGGTCGGCGACATCGTCGACGCGATCGCTCGGGTCGCCGCCTGACCCTTTCACCGTCGTCCGAAGCCGTTCCGACACCCGCGGACCAGCGTCCGCGGGTGTCTTCGTTCCGAAACACGGCAATCCCTATACGCTGCGGCAAGGTTAATCGACGTGGTTAAGTCCCGATTAACCGTCGTCTCCTAAGGTCGATCCCGAAGCGAATTCCGATCGGGCGGTGCAACCGGTCGGTCGCGTCCAGAAGGGATTGGATCCATGCGCTCTCTCCTCACGGCTTCGACCTTCGCCCTGGCGGCCGCGATCGTCTGCCTGGCGCCCGTCGGCGCGGTCCGCGCCGCGGACATGCCCGAGTATCCCCCGGTGATCGACACGCCGGAGCCGCTGCCGCTGCCGGCCGTCGGTGGCTGGTACCTGCGCGGCGACATTGGCTACAAGGTCTACGGCGATCCCGAGATGGCCCTGTCCAACTCGAACTACGCCGGCTTCGACGCCTCGACGGCCAAGGGCTTCCACGAGGATGCCGGCGACGCCTTCGCGGTCGGCATCGGCGCGGGTTACAAGTTCAACGACTACCTGCGCGCCGACGTCACGCTCGACTACGAGACCCCTTCGACCTTCTCGAGCCGTCTGTTCTGCCCGGGCGGCTGCACCGACACCTACTCGCGCGAGTTCGCCGACATCTCGGCGTGGAGTGCCCTCGTCAACGGCTACGTCGACCTCGGCACCTACTACGGTGTGACGCCCTACGTCGGCGCCGGCATCGGCGCGAGCTACCTGCTCACCGACGACGTCTACTCGCGCTACGACAACACCCGCGACGACTACAAGGGCGACGGCAAGTGGAATTTCGCCTGGGCCCTCATGGCCGGCGCGTCCTACGCCATCAACCCGCAGTGGTCGGTCGACCTCGGCTACCGTTACCTGAACCTCGGCGATGCCCAGTCGGGCGTGATCACCGCCGGCGACGG
This window harbors:
- a CDS encoding outer membrane protein, with translation MRSLLTASTFALAAAIVCLAPVGAVRAADMPEYPPVIDTPEPLPLPAVGGWYLRGDIGYKVYGDPEMALSNSNYAGFDASTAKGFHEDAGDAFAVGIGAGYKFNDYLRADVTLDYETPSTFSSRLFCPGGCTDTYSREFADISAWSALVNGYVDLGTYYGVTPYVGAGIGASYLLTDDVYSRYDNTRDDYKGDGKWNFAWALMAGASYAINPQWSVDLGYRYLNLGDAQSGVITAGDGTTTRIDYKNIDAHEVRLGLRYNLY
- a CDS encoding peptidoglycan -binding protein, whose protein sequence is MALARRRFSTQQDYWPAFVDMLTTLVLSIIFLLSIFMLAQYFLSQQITDRDTVLNRLNGQIAELTELLALERANKRDLEDNVATLQANLAEAEAARAALAGQLDAKSGAASAAGDQVGVLTSQLADEKRVGQRALAQVELLNQQIAALRRQIAALEDALGASEQRDRESSAKIADLGKRLNVALAQRVQELSRYRSDFFGRLREILSQRSDIRVVGDRFVFQSEVLFDSGQPDVNVAGQGELDKLAAALIELEGQIPPEIGWVLRVDGHTDARPLSGSGRFRDNWELSAARAISVVKYLIGKGVSPNHLVAAGFGEFQPLEAGDGDEVNARNRRIELKLTER
- the glmM gene encoding phosphoglucosamine mutase; translation: MARTYFGTDGIRGTANRFPITPDVALKVGMAAGLAFRRGSHRHRVVIGKDTRLSGYMIEPALTAGFTAVGVDVFLTGPVPTPAVAMLTRSLRADLGVMISASHNPFADNGIKLFGPDGYKLSDEVEAEIEQLIESDLSSRLAGSSDLGRTKRVDGDRARYVEFAKRTLPKQISLGGLRVVVDCANGAAYKVAPEVLWELGADVVTLGVEPDGLNINRDCGSTSLAAVRRKVHEVRADIGIALDGDADRVIIIDEKGQVVDGDQLMAVVAESFAEDRRLARPGIVATVMSNLGLERHLQGLGLELLRTKVGDRYVVEAMRAHGYNVGGEQSGHIVLSDYTTTGDGLVAALQVLAVVKKHGRPVSEVCHRFEPVPQILKNVRTRGGKPLDFDDVRTAIARAQERLGAGGRILVRPSGTEPLIRVMGEGDDAPLVEEVVGDIVDAIARVAA